The proteins below are encoded in one region of Styela clava chromosome 4, kaStyClav1.hap1.2, whole genome shotgun sequence:
- the LOC120326353 gene encoding G patch domain-containing protein 4-like, with amino-acid sequence MAETISHFAKSHMKQTGWVEGKGLGRNEDGMSEAIKVKIKADNAGIGHDPGEQFTFHWWEHAFQRSAQNIKVTEKEHGVEVEAKSETEKASTRKQNKKLMKKQLMYGSFVKSGTLENGKVQKCDNDASSDENSDSEKGDTKKSKILNDEELLAACGGRTAHKGARHGVNLGGKLARLKEQESETLDGLINKKNKKKRKYEGNGQKLLKDENETVNKKKDKAQKKRKLISENTEITNKKLKKQKNKTKLDEKTNKVKKNKSKKKKNKKSKIEPEC; translated from the exons ATGGCTGAAACAATATCTCATTTCGCTAAAAGTCACATGAAACAGACGGGATGGGTTGAGGGTAAGGGTTTGGGACGGAACGAAGATGGAATGTCAGAAGCAATAAAAGTGAAAATCAAAGCAGATAATGCTGGAATTGGCCACGATCCTGGAGAGCAATTTACTTTTCATTGGTGGGAACATGCATTCCAAAGATCTGCTCAAAATATTAAG GTCACTGAAAAAGAACATGGCGTCGAAGTGGAAGCAAAATCAGAGACTGAGAAAGCGTCTaccagaaaacaaaataaaaaactaatGAAGAAACAACTTATGTACGGGAGCTTTGTAAAAAGCGGGACTCTCGAAAATGGTAAAGTTCAGAAATGTGATAATGATGCCTCTAGTGATGAAAATTCAGATTCCGAAAAAGGAGAtacaaaaaaatctaaaattctGAACGATGAGGAACTCCTAGCGGCATGTGGAGGAAGGACGGCTCATAAAGGTGCTCGACATGGCGTTAATTTAGGGGGGAAATTGGCGCGACTGAAAGAACAAGAATCAGAGACATTAGATGGTCTGATTAACAAAAAGAATAAAAAGAAGCGAAAGTACGAAGGGAATGGACAAAAATTGTTAAAAGATGAAAATGAAACTGTAAATAAGAAAAAAGACAAAGctcagaaaaaaagaaaacttatttctgaaaatactgaaataacaaacaaaaaacttaaaaagcaaaaaaataaaactaaattggACGAAAAAACTAATAAGGTTAAGAAAAATAAGagtaaaaagaagaaaaataaaaaatctaaaattgaGCCAGAGTGCTGA
- the LOC120326358 gene encoding protein ZNRD2-like, whose product MGENIDDDDWTPPTAAEMKIIEARQERSNQISKLMGSYMLKGYRMLDKLCECGTIFLQDRDGTNYCVACNELESECAKDDPVLSSEAARVAALEGQKEEPSVNVNRERMALYQEIGGGTSAMPQDVNSMPDVPQKLSLTHEQGDASCDPMEESQCATHKTTIFELQRQITTATKELQNCSSLELRIQLCNLIKSASEAIIALNNVNKCV is encoded by the coding sequence atgggtgAAAATATTGACGATGATGACTGGACTCCGCCCACTGCAGCAGAAATGAAAATTATCGAAGCTAGACAAGAAAGGTCGAACCAAATTAGTAAATTAATGGGAAGTTATATGCTAAAAGGATACAGAATGCTCGATAAATTATGTGAATGTGGGACGATATTTTTGCAAGATAGAGACGGAACAAATTACTGTGTTGCTTGTAACGAACTTGAGTCTGAATGTGCGAAAGATGATCCAGTACTGTCTTCTGAAGCTGCAAGAGTGGCAGCCTTGGAAGGACAAAAAGAAGAACCATCTGTAAATGTAAATAGAGAAAGAATGGCCTTATACCAAGAAATTGGCGGTGGAACTAGTGCCATGCCACAAGATGTGAATTCAATGCCAGATGTTCCCCAGAAGTTATCACTAACTCATGAGCAAGGTGATGCTTCATGTGACCCTATGGAAGAATCACAATGTGCAACTCATAAAACAACTATCTTTGAACTTCAGAGACAAATTACAACTGCTACTAAGGAACTTCAAAATTGCTCTTCATTAGAACTCAGAATACAACTTTGTAATTTAATTAAATCCGCAAGTGAAGCTATTATAGCACTAAATAATGTAAACAAATGTGTATAG
- the LOC120326357 gene encoding uncharacterized protein LOC120326357 — MTLSDFYVHIVPSLMFLKCKMLATTLRLLQLSITICIFLLQHFTSKMPSNVEIKAKVKNFDAFLKLAKEISGQEGTLLCQTDTFFVCSNGRLKLRCFKNEGKGQLIFYTRPDQSGPKLSEFFFTTVNNPEELKQTLTSAYGTRGEVRKRRTLFLVGQTRIHADEVDGLGTYMELEVQMQSGQSVEEGNKIAKDLMRKLSIEESDLITGAYLDLLLKKQQNIE, encoded by the coding sequence ATGACTTTAAGTGATTTCTATGTTCATATTGTCCCATCCTTgatgtttttaaaatgtaaaatgcttGCTACAACGCTTCGCTTGTTACAACTTTCAATcacaatttgtatttttctactTCAGCATTTCACAAGTAAAATGCCTTCTAATGTAGAAATAAAAGCTAAAGTAAAAAACTTTGACGCATTTCTGAAACTGGCAAAAGAAATAAGTGGACAAGAAGGAACATTATTGTGCCAAACAGAcactttttttgtttgttcaaaCGGACGACTCAAACTTCGTTGCTTTAAAAATGAAGGGAAAGGGCAATTAATTTTCTACACAAGACCAGACCAATCTGGCCCAAAACTGTCAGAATTTTTCTTCACAACTGTAAATAATCCGGAAGAGTTGAAACAGACATTAACATCAGCGTATGGCACACGAGGTGAAGTCAGAAAAAGACGAACTCTGTTCCTTGTGGGACAAACGAGAATTCATGCAGATGAGGTGGATGGTTTAGGAACCTATATGGAGTTGGAAGTCCAAATGCAGAGCGGACAATCAGTGGAAGAAGGAAACAAGATAGCGAAAGATTTAATGAGGAAACTTAGCATTGAAGAATCAGATCTAATAACTGGCGCATACCTTGATTTGTTGTTGAAAAAGCAACAAAACATAGAATGA
- the LOC120326343 gene encoding DDB1- and CUL4-associated factor 4-like has product MINSPSTSGNGAPELPGFYFDSERNRYFRLLPGTNNHNPLTRDRISRKKRKLIPPEKNTEKSARVRNVTDLLRRNEIGQKNYGPLTNYRTEIVKAEIKCYDQFEIHPQDTDPGVTVIMHADHKYNKLIQCLTKKGNSIINVSDSVQQNIAQVGFAHFNSIKFMTEFPLPRTAYTHIGKSILGYWAPGINRLPYQVVLKGATPFTCALSRNNGCKYFASYSKGNQVVLVSNVPAFFRCSSSLHSLGGPGYSIIKLKRDVLAQSFGIPQNIHHSGLRGGSIVSLDFRRSRKNCVLFSMDSKLRQNVAEILPLKDEISLIAAYRNPGEIHKILLWDMRFTAKPVLEYKSNCIENRCTDDIPYHFAVNVDLDEMILTSVLPDLRARFWSVRSGEIVKTYPGPDDSDLKITTAAYSNNWKLLGGDSAIFYAVHNQGFWFCPFSEDVTNSYHGRR; this is encoded by the exons atgataaatagtCCAAGTACATCTGGTAATGGTGCTCCTGAACTGCCTGGTTTTTACTTTGATTCAGAACGGAATCGTTACTTTCGACTTTTACCAGGAACAAACAACCACAATCCTTTAACAAGAGACAGAATTTCAAGAAAGAAACGTAAATTAATTCCACCggaaaaaaatacagaaaaatctGCTCGAGTACGGAATGTAACTGACTTACTCAGAAGAAATGAAATTGGACAGAAAAATTATGGTCCATTGACAAACTATCGTACAGAAATAGTGAAAGCGGAAATAAAATGTTACGACCAGTTTGAAATTCATCCGCAAGACACAGATCCTGGAGTTACCGTAATTATGCATGCTGATCACAAATATAATAAACTCATCCAATGTTTAACTAAAAAAGGAAACTCAATAATAAATGTATCAGACTCTGTTCAACAAAATATTGCACAGGTAGGCTTTGCACATTTCAATAGCATCAAATTTATGACCGAATTTCCTCTGCCACGTACCGCTTATACACACATTGGAAAATCAATTCTGGGATATTGGGCCCCAGGCATTAACAGACTACCTTACCAGGTTGTGTTGAAAGGTGCAACTCCGTTCACATGTGCTCTTTCTCGTAACAATGGATGCAAGTATTTCGCAAGTTATTCTAAAG GCAATCAAGTCGTACTTGTTTCAAACGTGCCTGCGTTCTTTCGATGCTCTTCTTCACTTCATTCACTAGGTGGCCCTGGGTATTCAATCATCAAACTTAAACGAGACGTCCTGGCTCAAAGTTTCGGAATTCCACAAAATATTCATCATAGTGGTTTGAGAGGTGGAAGTATTGTTTCGCTTGATTTCAGGCGATCTAGAAAGAACTGCGTCTTATTTTCCATGGATTCAAAATTAC GCCAAAATGTTGCTGAGATCTTACCTTTGAAAGATGAAATCAGCCTGATTGCTGCGTACAGAAACCCTGGAGAAATCCACAAAATATTACTCTGGGATATGAGATTCACGGCAAAACCTGTACTTGAGTATAAATCAAACTGTATAGAGAACAG GTGCACAGATGACATTCCATACCACTTTGCCGTCAATGTAGACCTTGATGAAATGATTCTTACTTCAGTGTTGCCAGATTTGAGAGCAAGATTCTGGTCAGTAAGAAGCGGAGAAATTGTTAAAACATATCCTGGCCCAGATGATTCAGACTTAAAAATCACTACCGCTGCTTATAGCAATAACTGGAAACTTCTCGGTGGGGATTCGGCAATATTTTATGCGGTACATAATCAAGGATTTTGGTTTTGTCCTTTTTCTGAAGATGTTACGAACTCTTATCATGGACGAAGGTAG